In Bradyrhizobium erythrophlei, a single genomic region encodes these proteins:
- a CDS encoding acetyl-CoA C-acetyltransferase: protein MPEAYIYDHVRTPRGRGKADGALHEVTALALATVPLKALKERNNLPEDVLDDVILGVVDPVGEAGSDIARFAALQAGLGEAVPGMQISRFCASGLDAVNFAAAQIMSGQNQLTIGGGAESMSRVGIGASGGAWPMDPSIAVPAYFMPQGISADLIATKYGFSRDDVDAYAVQSQQRAAKAWDEGRFNKSVVPVKDVNGLTILAKDEHMRPSTTMQSLGQLKPSFADVASMGGFDGVAVQSHPEIERVNYVHHAGNSSGIVDGAGAVLLGSKEAGSKYGLKARAKIRAFANIGSEPAMMLTGPVDVTEKLFERSGMKKSDIDLFELNEAFASVVLRYIQAFDIDNAKINVNGGAIALGHPLGATGAMILGTVLDELERSNKSTALVTLCIGGGMGTATIIERV from the coding sequence ATGCCTGAGGCATATATCTACGATCACGTTCGCACGCCGCGCGGCCGCGGCAAGGCCGATGGCGCGCTGCACGAAGTGACAGCACTGGCGCTGGCCACCGTGCCGTTGAAGGCGCTCAAGGAGCGCAACAATCTGCCGGAAGACGTCCTCGACGACGTCATCCTCGGCGTGGTCGATCCGGTCGGGGAGGCCGGTTCCGACATTGCGCGCTTCGCGGCGCTGCAAGCGGGGCTTGGCGAAGCCGTTCCGGGCATGCAGATCAGCCGCTTTTGCGCCTCGGGCCTCGATGCAGTGAATTTCGCCGCTGCGCAGATCATGAGCGGCCAGAACCAACTCACGATCGGCGGCGGTGCGGAATCCATGAGCCGGGTCGGCATCGGCGCCTCCGGCGGCGCCTGGCCGATGGATCCGTCGATTGCGGTGCCGGCCTATTTCATGCCCCAAGGCATCTCGGCCGATTTGATCGCGACCAAATACGGGTTCTCGCGCGACGACGTCGATGCCTATGCGGTGCAGAGCCAGCAGCGCGCTGCGAAAGCCTGGGACGAGGGCCGCTTCAATAAATCCGTAGTTCCGGTGAAGGACGTCAACGGTCTCACGATTCTGGCCAAGGACGAGCACATGCGGCCGTCGACGACCATGCAGTCGCTCGGTCAGCTCAAGCCGTCGTTTGCCGATGTCGCATCGATGGGTGGCTTCGACGGGGTCGCGGTGCAGTCGCATCCGGAGATCGAGCGCGTCAATTACGTGCACCACGCCGGCAATTCGTCGGGCATCGTCGACGGCGCCGGCGCGGTGCTGCTCGGTAGCAAGGAGGCCGGCAGCAAGTACGGGCTGAAAGCGCGCGCGAAAATCCGCGCCTTCGCCAATATCGGCTCCGAGCCCGCGATGATGTTGACCGGCCCGGTCGATGTGACCGAAAAGCTGTTCGAGCGCTCCGGCATGAAGAAGTCCGACATCGACCTGTTCGAACTGAACGAAGCCTTTGCCTCGGTGGTGTTGCGTTACATCCAGGCGTTCGACATCGACAACGCCAAGATCAACGTCAATGGCGGGGCGATCGCGCTCGGTCATCCGCTTGGCGCGACGGGGGCGATGATTCTCGGCACCGTGCTCGACGAGCTCGAGCGCAGCAACAAGTCGACGGCGCTCGTCACGTTGTGCATCGGCGGCGGCATGGGTACCGCCACCATCATCGAACGCGTGTAA
- a CDS encoding acyl-CoA dehydrogenase C-terminal domain-containing protein, with translation MPIYKAPVEDVNFLLNDVFQIDRYDNLPGFSDASADVREAILSEAAKLSEEVLQPLNRVGDLEGCVRHDDGSVTTPKGFKEAFKQVVEGGWLGLSAPTEYGGQGLPITLSQTVTEFQCSANMAFSMYGGLTVGATAALLVHGNAEQKAMYVPKMVAGEWTGTMNLTEPQCGTDLGLLRTKAVKQADGSYKITGTKIFISAGEHDLASNIIHLVLARIEGAPAGIKGVSLFVVPKFLVNADGSPGARNGVTCGSIEHKMGIHGNSTCVMNYDSATGWLIGEENKGMQGMFVMMNEARLGVAVQGLAQSEVAYQNAAAYARDRLQGRALSGVKAPDKPADPIIVHPDVRRTLLSIRAFNEAARAMVVWTSLKSDLAHRSSDPKDRQDADDHLGLMTPVLKGFLTETGFANAVQAQQMYGGHGYIAEQGMEQFVRDARIAMIYEGANGIQALDLVGRKLPRDGGRAVMAFFGEVGAFAKENAGDEAMKPFVAPLSTALGHLQQATTWLMQNAMAKPDNAGAAATDYMHLFGLVTLGYMWAKMAKVVHGKIAATGPTDYLSTKLVTGRFFMERVLPATTTHLARIQSGSATIMELAAEAF, from the coding sequence ATGCCGATCTACAAAGCGCCTGTTGAAGACGTCAATTTCCTGCTCAACGATGTCTTTCAAATCGACCGCTACGACAATCTTCCCGGGTTTAGCGATGCCTCGGCGGACGTCCGCGAAGCCATCCTTAGCGAGGCGGCAAAGCTCAGCGAAGAAGTCTTGCAACCGCTCAATCGCGTCGGAGACCTCGAAGGTTGCGTCCGGCATGACGATGGCAGCGTGACGACGCCGAAGGGATTCAAAGAGGCGTTCAAGCAGGTCGTAGAAGGCGGCTGGCTGGGCCTTTCCGCGCCGACCGAATATGGTGGTCAAGGCCTGCCGATCACGCTGAGCCAGACCGTCACCGAATTCCAGTGCTCGGCAAACATGGCGTTCTCCATGTATGGCGGCCTCACCGTGGGGGCGACCGCCGCCCTGCTCGTTCATGGCAACGCCGAGCAGAAGGCGATGTATGTGCCGAAGATGGTGGCCGGCGAATGGACCGGCACCATGAACCTCACCGAGCCGCAATGCGGTACTGATTTGGGCCTGCTGCGCACCAAGGCCGTCAAACAAGCCGACGGCAGCTACAAGATCACCGGCACCAAGATTTTCATTTCCGCAGGCGAGCACGATCTGGCCTCGAACATCATCCATCTGGTGCTGGCGCGCATTGAAGGGGCACCCGCCGGCATCAAGGGCGTCTCGCTGTTCGTGGTGCCGAAATTTCTCGTCAACGCCGACGGCTCGCCTGGAGCGCGCAACGGCGTCACCTGCGGCTCGATCGAGCACAAGATGGGCATTCACGGCAATTCCACCTGCGTGATGAACTACGACAGCGCCACCGGCTGGCTGATCGGCGAAGAGAACAAGGGCATGCAGGGCATGTTCGTGATGATGAACGAGGCGCGGCTTGGCGTGGCCGTGCAGGGCCTGGCTCAGTCGGAAGTCGCTTATCAGAATGCAGCCGCCTATGCCCGCGACCGGTTGCAGGGACGCGCGCTGTCGGGCGTCAAGGCGCCGGACAAGCCGGCCGATCCGATCATCGTGCATCCCGACGTACGCCGCACGCTGCTCTCGATCCGCGCTTTCAACGAGGCGGCGCGCGCGATGGTGGTATGGACCTCGCTCAAGAGCGACCTGGCACATCGTTCCAGCGATCCGAAGGATCGCCAGGACGCCGACGACCATCTGGGGCTGATGACCCCCGTGCTGAAAGGTTTTCTCACGGAAACCGGCTTTGCCAATGCCGTTCAGGCCCAGCAGATGTATGGCGGCCATGGCTATATCGCCGAGCAGGGCATGGAACAGTTCGTGCGCGATGCGCGCATTGCCATGATCTATGAGGGCGCCAACGGCATTCAGGCGCTTGATCTGGTCGGACGAAAATTGCCGCGCGACGGCGGCCGCGCCGTGATGGCCTTCTTCGGCGAAGTCGGCGCCTTTGCCAAGGAAAACGCCGGCGATGAAGCGATGAAGCCCTTTGTCGCGCCACTGTCGACCGCGCTCGGCCATCTTCAGCAGGCCACCACCTGGCTGATGCAGAACGCGATGGCCAAGCCCGACAACGCCGGCGCTGCCGCCACCGACTACATGCATTTGTTCGGCCTGGTGACGCTGGGCTATATGTGGGCCAAGATGGCGAAAGTCGTTCACGGCAAGATTGCGGCCACTGGCCCGACGGACTATCTGTCGACCAAGCTAGTGACGGGCCGCTTCTTCATGGAGCGGGTTTTGCCGGCGACCACGACGCATCTGGCGCGCATCCAGAGTGGCAGCGCAACTATCATGGAATTGGCGGCGGAAGCTTTCTGA
- a CDS encoding nuclear transport factor 2 family protein, translating to MPTTGLEKWHGFIRSQDPAALQDLLHPDVVFESPVVHTPQRGRDIAFKYLTTATKVLGGPGFRYVGEWTSDHGAVLEFTNDIDGITINGVDIITFDADNRITHFKVMVRPLKAINLLHRLMGEQLAKL from the coding sequence TTGCCCACGACCGGTCTGGAAAAGTGGCACGGCTTCATCCGGTCGCAAGACCCTGCGGCGCTCCAGGACCTGCTGCATCCCGACGTCGTCTTCGAAAGCCCCGTGGTGCACACGCCGCAGCGTGGCCGCGACATCGCCTTCAAATATCTGACGACTGCGACCAAGGTGCTGGGCGGCCCTGGCTTCCGCTACGTCGGCGAGTGGACCAGCGATCACGGTGCGGTGCTGGAATTCACCAACGATATCGACGGGATCACGATCAATGGTGTCGACATCATCACCTTCGATGCGGACAACCGCATCACGCATTTCAAGGTGATGGTCCGCCCGCTGAAAGCCATCAATCTGCTGCATCGCTTGATGGGGGAGCAATTAGCGAAGCTGTGA
- a CDS encoding PadR family transcriptional regulator translates to MALADAILACLTERPMTGYELAKTFDSSIGFFWKADHQQIYRELSKLRERGHIQGREVVQSGKPNKLVYTLTSEGKAAFRHWAARPSTPASIKDDLLIRLYALDAVDIEPLRADLMARQEHHRDRYERYERILKKRFPDGSASAADMGKLLGLRIGLKHEQMVAEWCEEAIATLSAISGAAGILPFDGTRKETGSGD, encoded by the coding sequence TTGGCCCTTGCTGACGCCATTCTTGCCTGCCTGACCGAACGCCCGATGACAGGCTATGAGCTCGCCAAGACTTTCGATTCCTCGATTGGCTTTTTCTGGAAGGCCGACCATCAGCAGATTTATCGCGAGCTTTCCAAGCTGCGCGAACGCGGTCACATCCAGGGCCGCGAGGTGGTCCAGTCCGGCAAACCGAACAAGCTGGTCTATACTCTGACCTCCGAAGGCAAGGCCGCCTTCCGGCATTGGGCCGCGCGTCCCTCGACGCCGGCGTCGATCAAAGACGACCTTCTCATCCGCCTTTACGCACTCGATGCCGTCGATATCGAACCGTTGCGCGCCGACCTGATGGCGCGGCAGGAACACCATCGCGACCGCTACGAGCGATACGAGCGCATCCTGAAGAAGCGCTTTCCGGACGGCTCAGCCTCGGCTGCCGACATGGGCAAGCTGCTTGGCCTGCGCATCGGGCTCAAGCACGAGCAGATGGTCGCCGAATGGTGCGAGGAGGCGATCGCGACACTTTCGGCGATCTCGGGCGCTGCCGGCATTCTGCCGTTCGACGGAACACGGAAAGAGACCGGTTCCGGCGATTGA
- a CDS encoding SEL1-like repeat protein → MNSRVSWSNEGIDPGVRERAEAAARRAGVSLSDWLNQTLGDTTPPNFRNPSDQRPAMPARESRDVADIHQRLDAITRQIEHISQARPRNDAPRGEAPVAQQLNDAIARLDARLSQISNPAPARARQAQEKQRQADMVERAATQVYRPSPPLNPGSFDSAIAEISARQNELDSFAPQQIRNAPPIAPAYAPPPAYAPPPAPGPDFSSLERHLVKITSQIESLRQPDHVEQSIAAFRSELAEIRQAITEAMPRRAIESIENEIRSLSRRIDDTRQSSNDSQALGNIERALGEIREVLRSLTPAEQLAGYDQAIRNLTAKLDQIIRANDDPSTIHQLEGAIAALRAIVSNVASNDALARLSDDVHALSAKVDQLARSDGHSGSLAALEQRIAGLMSSLESRDQRPQASENSEQIERALLALSDRLDRMPVGNDSASAFAHLEQRVSYLLERIEASSDPRSGNLGRVEEGLQDILHHLERQQMSFAALTEGSRSEPTSQDSGLADLVKRELSDIRFSQAETDRHTQDSLEAVHNTLGHVVDRLSTIEGDLRGVRAQPTAPQAAAPVAPPVVEPSYFAPEVAEPEPRPAAEPAPRMASEPSPARIAMATHARSEAPPPIPTPEAFVAAPRDFHAAAADEPPAAAPRTISEILEPHAAPARAAIAPDLPPDHPLEPGTRPSGRAASPSERIAASESAISNIPAAAGPKEPVSTSSFIAAARRAAQAAAAAPPPDKSGKQPKAAKPAGQATTASTVTSKIRSLLVGASVVVIVLGTFKMAMSLLDTSAPSAMPVVESPADAPTAAPAGGNASPATSAPMMPSLTSPTPIGRQSFNNATGDSIASVAIPRNSASPLMSAPGDVTGAIPVSPASSSTGKLAMIQVPPTERLPDAIGGPVLRSAVLKGDPTAAYEVGVRFAEGKGLAPNYDEAAKWFDRAAQAGVVPAIFRLGTFYEKGLSVNKDVDIARRYYVQAAERGNAKAMHNLAVLDADGGGKGANYKSAAQWFRKAADHGVADSQYNLGILYARGIGVEQNLAESFKWFSLAAAQGDADAGRKRDDIAKRLDAQSLAAAKLAIQTFTPEPQPDDAVNVASPAGGWDSAAAPAANTKPAVKPVATKRTASVH, encoded by the coding sequence ATGAATTCGCGCGTATCGTGGAGTAATGAAGGCATCGATCCTGGCGTCCGGGAACGGGCCGAGGCCGCCGCGCGCCGCGCCGGCGTGTCCCTGAGCGACTGGCTCAACCAGACCCTGGGCGACACCACCCCTCCGAACTTCCGCAACCCTTCCGACCAGCGGCCGGCGATGCCGGCCCGCGAAAGCCGTGACGTCGCCGACATCCATCAGCGGCTCGATGCGATCACCCGCCAGATCGAACACATTTCGCAAGCCCGGCCCCGCAACGATGCACCGCGCGGTGAAGCGCCGGTGGCACAGCAACTGAACGACGCCATCGCGCGGCTCGACGCACGGCTGTCGCAGATTTCGAATCCGGCACCAGCGCGCGCGCGCCAGGCGCAGGAGAAGCAGCGCCAGGCCGATATGGTCGAACGCGCCGCGACGCAGGTCTATCGTCCTTCGCCTCCGCTCAATCCAGGCTCCTTCGATTCGGCGATTGCGGAAATTTCCGCGCGCCAGAACGAGCTCGACAGCTTCGCGCCGCAGCAGATCCGCAACGCGCCGCCGATCGCGCCGGCCTACGCGCCACCGCCCGCTTACGCCCCGCCACCCGCGCCAGGACCGGATTTTTCGTCGCTGGAGCGGCACCTCGTAAAGATCACGAGCCAGATCGAATCGCTGCGGCAGCCCGATCACGTCGAGCAGTCCATCGCGGCCTTCCGCAGCGAACTTGCCGAAATCCGCCAGGCCATCACCGAGGCGATGCCGCGCCGCGCGATCGAATCGATCGAAAACGAAATTCGTTCGCTCTCCCGTCGCATCGACGACACCCGCCAGAGCAGCAACGACAGCCAGGCGCTTGGCAACATCGAGCGCGCACTCGGCGAAATTCGCGAAGTGCTGCGCTCGCTGACTCCGGCCGAACAGCTTGCCGGCTACGACCAGGCGATCCGTAACCTAACCGCCAAGCTCGATCAGATCATTCGGGCCAACGATGATCCATCCACGATCCACCAGCTCGAAGGCGCGATCGCTGCGCTGCGCGCGATCGTCTCCAACGTCGCCTCCAACGACGCGCTCGCCCGCCTCAGCGACGACGTGCATGCTTTATCGGCCAAAGTCGATCAGCTCGCGCGGTCCGACGGTCATTCCGGCTCGCTCGCCGCACTGGAACAGCGCATCGCCGGCTTGATGTCCTCACTCGAGAGCCGCGACCAGCGGCCGCAAGCGTCGGAGAACTCCGAGCAGATCGAACGCGCTTTGCTTGCGCTGTCCGATCGCCTCGACCGCATGCCGGTCGGCAATGACAGCGCGTCGGCCTTTGCGCACCTGGAACAGCGCGTATCGTACTTGCTGGAGAGGATCGAAGCGTCCTCCGATCCCCGCTCCGGTAATCTTGGGCGGGTCGAAGAAGGCCTCCAGGACATCCTGCATCACCTCGAGCGGCAGCAGATGAGCTTCGCCGCTCTCACCGAGGGTAGCCGCAGCGAGCCGACGTCACAGGACAGCGGGCTTGCCGATCTCGTCAAGCGCGAATTGTCCGACATCCGTTTCAGCCAGGCCGAGACCGATCGTCATACCCAGGACTCGCTCGAAGCGGTCCACAACACGCTCGGCCACGTGGTCGATCGCCTCTCGACGATCGAGGGCGATCTGCGCGGAGTGCGCGCGCAGCCCACCGCGCCGCAAGCCGCAGCACCCGTTGCTCCGCCCGTCGTTGAACCTTCCTATTTCGCACCGGAAGTGGCCGAGCCTGAACCGCGCCCTGCCGCTGAGCCCGCGCCGCGCATGGCGTCCGAGCCCTCGCCCGCGCGAATCGCGATGGCGACACACGCGAGATCCGAGGCGCCACCTCCGATTCCGACACCAGAGGCTTTCGTCGCCGCACCGCGCGACTTCCATGCCGCCGCTGCGGACGAGCCGCCTGCCGCCGCGCCGCGGACCATCAGCGAAATTCTGGAACCGCACGCGGCACCCGCGCGCGCAGCGATCGCGCCGGATCTGCCGCCCGATCATCCGCTCGAGCCGGGCACGCGTCCGTCCGGACGTGCCGCTTCGCCGTCGGAGCGTATCGCCGCGTCCGAAAGCGCCATCAGCAATATTCCCGCAGCGGCCGGCCCGAAAGAGCCCGTCAGCACGTCGAGCTTCATCGCCGCCGCGCGCCGCGCCGCACAGGCCGCGGCTGCCGCGCCGCCGCCTGACAAGTCCGGCAAGCAGCCAAAGGCTGCAAAACCGGCCGGTCAGGCTACGACCGCATCGACCGTCACCTCGAAGATCCGTTCGCTGCTGGTTGGCGCCAGCGTCGTCGTGATCGTGCTGGGCACGTTCAAGATGGCGATGAGCCTGCTCGACACCAGCGCCCCGTCGGCGATGCCGGTTGTGGAGAGCCCCGCCGATGCACCGACAGCTGCTCCTGCCGGTGGCAACGCAAGCCCGGCGACGTCGGCGCCGATGATGCCATCGCTGACGTCACCGACGCCGATCGGACGGCAATCGTTCAACAATGCGACCGGCGACAGCATCGCTTCCGTCGCCATTCCACGGAATTCCGCTTCGCCCTTGATGTCGGCTCCCGGCGACGTGACCGGCGCCATCCCGGTTTCTCCGGCCTCTTCCAGCACCGGCAAGCTCGCGATGATCCAGGTCCCGCCGACTGAGAGGCTGCCCGACGCCATCGGCGGCCCGGTTCTGCGCTCCGCCGTGCTCAAGGGCGACCCGACCGCGGCCTATGAGGTCGGCGTGCGCTTTGCCGAAGGCAAGGGCCTTGCGCCCAATTACGACGAAGCGGCGAAATGGTTCGATCGCGCGGCGCAGGCTGGCGTCGTACCGGCGATCTTCCGCCTGGGCACTTTCTACGAGAAGGGCCTTAGTGTGAACAAGGACGTCGATATCGCCCGCCGCTATTACGTGCAGGCCGCCGAGCGCGGCAACGCCAAGGCGATGCATAATCTCGCCGTGCTCGATGCAGACGGCGGCGGCAAGGGCGCCAATTACAAGAGCGCGGCGCAATGGTTTCGTAAGGCCGCCGACCACGGCGTCGCCGACAGCCAGTACAACCTCGGCATTCTCTATGCCCGCGGCATCGGCGTGGAACAGAACCTCGCCGAATCGTTCAAGTGGTTCAGCCTGGCCGCCGCGCAAGGCGATGCCGATGCCGGCCGCAAGCGCGACGATATCGCCAAGCGGCTCGATGCCCAGTCGCTGGCCGCAGCCAAGCTCGCGATCCAGACGTTCACGCCTGAACCGCAGCCCGACGATGCCGTCAACGTCGCCTCACCCGCGGGCGGATGGGATTCGGCAGCGGCTCCGGCGGCAAACACCAAGCCGGCCGTCAAGCCCGTCGCAACCAAGCGCACGGCTTCAGTGCATTGA
- a CDS encoding sulfite exporter TauE/SafE family protein: protein MQLYLPIADIPVNIFLLLAMGAAVGFVSGMFGIGGGFLMTPLLIFIGIAPAVAVASVASHIAASSFSGAISYWRRRAIDPMLALVLLCGGTIGTALGVWTFTLLRSLGQLDLMIALSYVLLLTTVGGLMFWEGLRSMLRVRRGIAVSLRRSGSHGWIHGLPIKMRFKRSKIYLSVIPVIAVGLIIGFIGAIMGIGGGFILVPIMIYFLRVPTSTVIGTSMVLTLVTMTFATLLHAATNHLVDAVLALILMIGGVTGAQFGARAGQKIRGEHLRLLLGLLILAVGIRFAVELVIRPDDLFTIREAGGAA, encoded by the coding sequence GTGCAGCTTTATCTTCCGATCGCCGATATCCCCGTGAATATCTTCCTGCTGCTCGCCATGGGCGCGGCGGTCGGTTTCGTCTCGGGCATGTTCGGAATCGGCGGCGGCTTCCTGATGACGCCGCTCTTGATCTTCATCGGCATCGCGCCCGCGGTTGCGGTTGCCTCCGTCGCCAGCCACATCGCGGCCTCGTCGTTTTCCGGCGCCATTTCGTACTGGCGGCGCCGCGCCATCGATCCGATGCTGGCGCTGGTGCTGTTATGCGGCGGCACGATCGGCACGGCACTGGGCGTATGGACCTTCACCCTGTTGCGCTCGCTCGGCCAACTCGACTTGATGATCGCGCTCTCATACGTCTTGCTGCTCACGACCGTGGGCGGGCTGATGTTCTGGGAAGGCTTGCGGTCGATGCTTCGCGTAAGGCGCGGCATCGCGGTATCGCTGCGCCGCTCCGGCAGCCACGGCTGGATTCACGGCCTGCCGATCAAGATGCGCTTCAAGCGTTCCAAGATCTACCTGTCGGTTATCCCGGTGATCGCTGTCGGGCTGATCATCGGATTTATCGGCGCCATCATGGGAATCGGCGGCGGCTTCATCCTGGTTCCGATCATGATCTATTTCCTGCGGGTGCCGACTTCGACCGTGATCGGCACTTCCATGGTGCTGACGCTCGTCACCATGACGTTTGCTACCTTGCTGCACGCCGCCACCAACCATCTGGTCGACGCGGTACTGGCGCTGATCCTGATGATCGGCGGGGTGACCGGCGCGCAGTTCGGCGCGCGCGCGGGACAAAAAATTCGCGGCGAGCATTTGCGGCTGCTGCTCGGACTTCTGATCCTAGCGGTCGGCATTCGCTTTGCGGTCGAACTCGTGATCCGTCCCGACGATCTCTTCACCATTCGCGAAGCCGGAGGCGCCGCATGA
- a CDS encoding TIGR02186 family protein gives MSARWLGTAIGTLVLSAIAIASPARAERLIVSVSNHRVTVTPNYSGEELVLFGSVEKDATSPASHNNYDLVVSVMGPRADMVTRRKERRFGIWINTDYREFLQVPSYLALFSNRPFDAIASPEVERRQQLGLNNVLLTQRVGTDYADVVPNDAFRSAFVRLRSEHGLYREETSAVTFLTPTLFRTGIPLPAAVPIGTYTVEIKLFSDGALVARTETAFDIVKVGFEQFVATTARQDGLLYGAFTAFMALMTGWMASIVFRKD, from the coding sequence ATGAGCGCACGTTGGCTTGGCACTGCGATTGGAACGCTCGTGCTCAGCGCGATTGCAATCGCCTCGCCGGCGCGCGCGGAACGGTTGATCGTGTCCGTCTCCAACCACCGTGTGACGGTGACGCCAAATTATTCCGGCGAAGAACTGGTGCTGTTCGGCTCGGTCGAGAAAGACGCCACCTCGCCCGCAAGCCACAACAACTACGATCTCGTCGTCAGCGTGATGGGCCCGCGCGCCGACATGGTGACGCGCCGGAAGGAACGACGGTTCGGCATCTGGATCAACACCGACTATCGCGAATTCTTGCAGGTGCCATCCTATCTCGCGCTGTTTTCGAACCGGCCGTTCGATGCCATCGCCTCTCCCGAGGTGGAACGGCGGCAGCAGCTCGGCCTGAATAATGTGCTGCTGACGCAAAGAGTGGGAACCGACTACGCCGACGTCGTGCCCAATGATGCGTTCCGCAGCGCCTTTGTTCGCTTGCGCAGCGAACACGGGCTTTACCGCGAAGAAACGTCCGCGGTGACATTCCTGACGCCAACGCTGTTCCGCACCGGCATTCCGCTGCCGGCCGCGGTCCCGATCGGAACCTACACCGTCGAGATCAAGCTGTTTTCCGACGGCGCCCTGGTCGCGCGGACCGAAACCGCCTTCGATATCGTCAAGGTCGGCTTCGAGCAGTTCGTCGCCACGACCGCCCGTCAGGACGGGCTGCTCTATGGCGCGTTCACCGCGTTCATGGCGCTGATGACCGGCTGGATGGCCTCGATCGTATTCCGCAAGGATTAG
- a CDS encoding MBL fold metallo-hydrolase: MSSLTLTLIGGPTALIEIDGFRLLTDPTFDLPGIYQLSQVKLEKLSGPALAADAIGEVDAVLLSHDQHSDNLDESGKRFLSRVKRVLTTEVGAKRLGGHVEGLAPWASTELSKNGRSLTITATPARHGPHGIEPLAGDVIGFVVAPKNGRPIYISGDTVWYDGVAEVARRFKAGVVMPFAGAAQTRGPFHLTMDTNDTIETARAFPDALIVPLHTDGWAHFKQNASDLRVSFDALGFGPRLRLLEPGIATEVAIP, from the coding sequence ATGTCCTCACTCACACTCACTCTGATTGGCGGTCCGACTGCTCTGATCGAAATCGACGGTTTCCGCCTGCTCACCGATCCGACGTTCGATCTGCCCGGAATCTATCAACTGTCGCAGGTGAAGCTCGAAAAACTTTCGGGGCCTGCATTGGCGGCGGACGCGATCGGCGAGGTCGATGCGGTGCTGCTCAGTCACGACCAGCATTCCGACAACCTCGACGAATCCGGCAAGCGCTTCCTGTCCAGGGTCAAGCGCGTGCTGACCACCGAAGTGGGCGCGAAGCGGCTGGGCGGTCATGTCGAAGGCCTTGCGCCCTGGGCATCCACCGAGTTGTCGAAGAACGGACGTTCGCTGACGATCACGGCGACGCCCGCGCGTCACGGGCCGCACGGTATCGAGCCGCTGGCCGGCGACGTCATCGGCTTCGTGGTGGCTCCGAAGAACGGTCGTCCGATCTATATCAGCGGCGACACGGTCTGGTACGACGGCGTGGCGGAAGTGGCGCGGCGCTTCAAGGCCGGCGTCGTGATGCCGTTTGCGGGCGCGGCGCAAACCCGCGGGCCGTTCCATCTGACGATGGACACCAACGACACCATCGAGACCGCGCGCGCGTTCCCCGATGCTTTGATCGTGCCGCTCCACACCGACGGATGGGCGCACTTCAAGCAGAATGCGAGTGACCTGCGTGTTTCCTTCGATGCGCTTGGCTTTGGTCCGCGGTTGAGGCTTCTCGAGCCCGGCATCGCGACGGAAGTGGCGATTCCATAG
- a CDS encoding DMT family transporter, whose amino-acid sequence MSLAPPVTMSRPSFNSLPLYIVVFCLLWSFAFVAGKTAVTYCPPLILLAARFSLAGVLILGITALRGERWSLSLRDALVFAVIGVANNALYLGLGYTGLQTVSAGLGGLIVSANPVFTAVFAALLLNEQLTWRKIAGLLLGIVGVGMIVWHRMAVGTDSLHGILFTLASLASIVVGTILFKLLAPKGSLWTGNGVQNIAAGIVLIPFALTLSSVDDIVPNWQLLSSFAFLTLGGSVLGYVIWFHLLRVCGATAASAYHFLMPPLAMMFAWIVLGEHVAFRDLLGVIPVALGIYLVTRPAAATAVTATASR is encoded by the coding sequence ATGTCACTGGCCCCCCCGGTCACAATGTCCCGCCCTTCCTTCAATTCGCTGCCGCTCTATATCGTCGTGTTCTGCCTGCTCTGGAGCTTTGCCTTCGTCGCGGGCAAAACGGCGGTCACCTATTGTCCGCCGCTGATCCTTTTGGCCGCGCGATTTTCGCTGGCCGGAGTTTTGATCCTCGGGATCACCGCGTTGCGCGGCGAGCGCTGGTCATTGTCGTTGCGGGACGCGCTGGTGTTTGCCGTGATCGGCGTTGCCAACAACGCGCTTTATCTCGGCCTTGGCTATACCGGCCTCCAGACCGTGTCGGCCGGCCTCGGCGGCCTGATCGTCAGCGCCAATCCGGTTTTCACGGCCGTGTTTGCCGCGCTGCTGCTCAACGAGCAACTTACCTGGCGCAAGATCGCCGGTCTGCTGCTCGGCATCGTCGGCGTCGGCATGATCGTCTGGCACCGGATGGCGGTCGGCACCGACAGCCTGCACGGCATCCTCTTCACCCTCGCCTCGCTGGCCTCGATCGTGGTGGGCACGATCCTGTTCAAGCTGCTGGCCCCGAAAGGCTCGTTGTGGACCGGCAATGGCGTGCAGAACATCGCCGCCGGCATCGTGCTGATCCCGTTTGCCCTCACGCTGTCCAGCGTCGACGACATCGTACCGAATTGGCAGCTCTTGAGCTCGTTTGCGTTCCTGACGCTTGGCGGCTCGGTGCTGGGCTATGTGATCTGGTTTCATCTGTTGCGCGTATGCGGCGCGACGGCCGCCAGCGCCTATCACTTCCTGATGCCGCCGCTCGCCATGATGTTCGCCTGGATCGTGCTCGGCGAGCACGTCGCGTTCCGCGATCTTCTCGGCGTCATTCCGGTGGCGCTCGGTATCTATCTCGTGACACGGCCGGCGGCGGCCACGGCTGTTACCGCTACTGCTTCGCGATAG